The Blautia pseudococcoides genome segment TGATACCGTAAACCATGCACCGAGAGAAAAGGAAAATTTATTCTGAGAACCGGATACGCTCAATCATACTCTGCTTTCTGAAATTCTTCATGATCAGATAGGTCAGAAGAATCTGGATGATAAGGATAACGGCGACCAGAATCACCGTCTGCATGACCGGATAATGGTATCCGACGATACCTAATATCTTGTGTTCTTTTACATATAAAAAGGTAAGATAGCCGAGGATGTTTCCAATCCCCAGGGAGAACAGAAGGGTTCCCGCCGTGTAGAAGACACCCTCCATCTGGAGCATATGCACCATCTGTTTTTCAGAGAGACCGATGGCCTGCATGATACCCAGCTCTCTTCTTCTCACATAGATACTGTTGACCATAGTGTTGATCAGGTTCATAATACCCACACCGCTCAGAACGATCATGAATACATAACAGAGTTGGGAGGTAAAACGGGTAATTTTCTCATTGTACGCTACTTCATCCTCATAGCTTATCAGGTTAAGCAGCCCTGTTTCTTTTATGAGTGCCTGGAGCTGTGTTTCAGCATTTTTCAGTTCACTGCCGCTTGCAGCTATGGACCAGTAATAATCCATATCAAGTCCTGCCAGTTCTTTGATCACTGAATCAGGCAGGACAAGAAAAGCAAAATGGCTCAGTCCATACGGCATATCAGCAATAGCCGCGATCTCAAATGTTTTTTCAACCGGATCATTTCCGGAAATGATGGAAATGCGGACCGTATCTCCTATTTTGGTGCCGGGCATATAACTCTGCATATTTTTGTCTATGAGAATTTTATCCCCCTGCTGCAGCTCCTCATAAGTACAAGAACCCTCCACGATGGATTTTTCCATCCTGTCTGCATATTCCTCAGGTATTCCGATTATGCTTGTCTTCCATATGTCATCTCCATCCATATGATCCGGGAGCTCCACATCTAAACGACTGGATTTTGTGATCTTCTCTACACCCGGTATGGCAAGTACCTGCTTTTCAAAATCCGGGTTCAGAGGATTATTCTGGCATATGGCGGACCATTCCAGGTCAGGATGCATCTTATCTCCGGAGGTGCTGTCTACCGATAAAACAAAGTCATCAAAGATGGAATCTCTTGCGATCTCTTTTGGTTCTAAACAGGACAGGATAGTGGAAATTACCATAAAAAGGATTCCTATCAGACTCAGGGTCACGATGGTCATTATTGTGCGCTTTTTGTTTCTTGAAAGATTGGCTCCTGTCAGATGGAGCAGGTTCATTTCCAGGTGGCCTTTGCGAACTTTTTTCTTTGTTTTTATACTTCCGTCGTACCGCATGGCTTCCACTGGGGAAATCCTGGACGCGATCTGCATGGGGCGAAGCAGGGCAAGCGCTACGGTGAGTAACGTGACAACTACAGCCATAACATACATCCATGGTTTCAACAGGACGATCTCATGATTGTTGACCAGTTCTTTCATTACCGCAGCCATGGCGTCATCGGGACTGAACGCAGTAGTCAGATACCGGTATCCCACGGTGGAAAAAATGCTTCCTGCAATTAATCCGGCCGGTACCGCCATACAGGCAGTCAGCATGCCTTCCCGAAAGACAATCTGCCGTATCTGCTTTTTGGTGGCACCCAATGCCTTGATCTTGCCAAATTCCTGTACTTTATATATCATGGATATATAGTAAAGGCTGTAAATGGTCATGATGCCTGCCAATATGACAATAAGAAGGACTCCCGCGGTTCCTGTATACAGGGAAGGGTCTTTATAGTTGGCAGCAAGGTAGAGTAAATTTTCAACTATATTCGCTTCGGAAATACCCAGCTCTTTTGCAAGATCATCGTATATTCCTTTGATATCCGTGGTGTTCATGGAATCATCGGCTGCGATCCGAAGCATCACCCTGTATTTACGCACTTCCACAGGCTGTTCCTGCTCCATAAAATCTTTGGAGACCATAGCGGAATACATATTGGAATCATCGTTCTCTTTTGGAGAGGGGAGCAGTCCGGTGATAACAAAACTTTGTTTCTTCTCAATTCCGATACCATCCCCTTCTATTGGCTGGTAGGGGAGTTCTATGGTGTCCCCGATATCTGCTGTGATCCCTAATATATTTAAAAGCGCGTTGGATACGGCAATCTCGTTTCCGTTTTCAGGAAAGGAGCCTTCCTCCAGCTTTATTTTTCCTAACTTCCGGGCTGTCTCATCCATGTAGACCATGACAGCGGTTCCATCCGGTACCGGTATCTGCGCCGGATCCTGGCGAAAGCCCATGGTTTCCACTTCTGCTCTGTGGGAAAGTTCCTCCCCGGTATTGACATCCACGTTTCGGTACATAACATGAAATGTGGGGTAAATTTTGTTGGCAGCCGCCATCTCTAAATCTACAGTGCCCAGACCAAGTGCCGGAACCACAAAGATAAGGATGGTGGTCAGGAAAATGGCAATACCGGCCATGATATTCTTTCCTTTGTTCTGTTTGAAGTTGGAGAGCGCAGTTTGGTTTATTGTGTTCATTGGCTCACCACCTTACCGTCCTCAATGACAAGAACCCTGTCAGCCATCTGCGCAATGGTCTCGTCATGGGTGATCATCACCAATGTCTGTCCGTATTCGTTTACACAGGACTTTAAAAGAGAGATGACTTCCAATTCCGTCCTGGAATCCAGGTTTCCGGTTGGCTCATCTGCCAGAATGATGGCTGGTTTGGCAGCAAGGGCACGGGCAATGGCAGCTCTCTGCTGCTGTCCTCCCGAAAGAGTATTGGGCAGGGATTTCAGTTTGTCCGCGATTCCGATACGCTCGGTAAGGTCTTTTACAAATGTATGGTCCGCTTTCTTTTTGTCTAAGCCCATGGGGAGCACTATATTTTCCCAGACATTCAGAGAGGGGATCAGATTATAGTTCTGGAAAATAAATCCGATTTTTCTTCTCCGGAATACAGCCAGCTCCTCGTCTTTTAAATCAAATACACTTTTTCCTTCTATCAGGACTTTGCCGCTGTCCGGACGGTCCAGTGCGCCCAGCATATGCAGCAGCGTACTCTTTCCGGAACCGGAACGGCCTACAATGGCGGTGAATTCCCCCCGTTGTATGGTCATGGTGGTGTGGTCTATGGCTTTCACCAGATTATCCCCGCTGCCGTAATATTTGCATAAGTCTTTTGTTTCCAATAGCATTGATCTCATAGGGGTTCTCCTTGTTTGATGCTTTATTTTATCTTTATTTTACACGGGCATTCTTACAAAAGCATTTCAGACAGGATAACAGATTTGTAAGAATTCATTCCACAGCCAGGAAAAAAGCCATGCAGAAATATAAAAAGGCTGCCTGTATGAGCAGCCTTGCATTGGATAGGCAGTTTGTGATGAAATTCAGCAGGTCTTGTACTGGGTTTTCGGGAAGGTAATCTGAAATGTACTCCCCTTTTTTCCATTTTTTACGCAGATACTTCCGCCTTGTTCCTCCAGTATTTTCCGTGTGAGATAAAGCCCTACGCCTGAGCCGTCAACTTCCTGGACAAAAGACGTTCTGCCGCGGTAGAACCGTTTGAATATCTGCCCTCTCTCCTCTCTCGGAATCCCAATCCCTTCATCTTCTATCTCAATGAGGAAATAGCTGACCATGGGGTCCACACGGATATCTATGGCACTGTCCGGTGCCGAATATTTTACAGCGTTGTCAAGAACATTTACAAGTGCCTCCTGGGTCCAGCGGGGGTCCTGAATGATCTCCTCATCCCGGAATTCATTGACAGATAAGGTCATATGCTTCTGGTAAGCTTTCATATATACACTGCTGACCGCACCCTGGATCGTGTTTTTTAAGCTGGCTTTTACAGGCTCCAGACGTATCATATTGGTCTCCAGACGGGAGAGCTGAACCAGGGATTTCGTGAGATTTTCCAGTTTCGTCACCTCATTTTTTCCCTGCATGAGAAAGGATCGCTGCTCTTCTTTTGTAAAGCTGCTGGTGTCTGCAATCTCATAGCACATTTTCAGGGAGGCAAGGGGAGTCTTTAACTGATGGGAAATATCTGTGACCAGTGTTTTTGTCTCTGCTGCCTCACGCTCTATCTGGGATCTCAACAGATTGTTCTCCTCTTCCAATTGTGCGGTTTTATCCTTCAGCTCAAAGATTTTGAGTTCTGCCAGGCTCTGGAGCTTTTTCTGGTATAAGATCAGAAAAGCAAGCAGAAGGACAAAAAAGACGGCAGTCAGCAGCGGTACCGGCAAAAATGAAAAGATGGAAGAGGGAAAGGCTGTATATCTGCCGCTGTAACCGTGTCTGGCTTCCGCTTCTCTGCCTGCGACAAGGGCCTTTTGGGAGTCAATCTCTGTTTTTCCTTCTACGATGCTGGTATATTCGCCTGTTGAATCAGGGGC includes the following:
- a CDS encoding ABC transporter permease, with product MNTINQTALSNFKQNKGKNIMAGIAIFLTTILIFVVPALGLGTVDLEMAAANKIYPTFHVMYRNVDVNTGEELSHRAEVETMGFRQDPAQIPVPDGTAVMVYMDETARKLGKIKLEEGSFPENGNEIAVSNALLNILGITADIGDTIELPYQPIEGDGIGIEKKQSFVITGLLPSPKENDDSNMYSAMVSKDFMEQEQPVEVRKYRVMLRIAADDSMNTTDIKGIYDDLAKELGISEANIVENLLYLAANYKDPSLYTGTAGVLLIVILAGIMTIYSLYYISMIYKVQEFGKIKALGATKKQIRQIVFREGMLTACMAVPAGLIAGSIFSTVGYRYLTTAFSPDDAMAAVMKELVNNHEIVLLKPWMYVMAVVVTLLTVALALLRPMQIASRISPVEAMRYDGSIKTKKKVRKGHLEMNLLHLTGANLSRNKKRTIMTIVTLSLIGILFMVISTILSCLEPKEIARDSIFDDFVLSVDSTSGDKMHPDLEWSAICQNNPLNPDFEKQVLAIPGVEKITKSSRLDVELPDHMDGDDIWKTSIIGIPEEYADRMEKSIVEGSCTYEELQQGDKILIDKNMQSYMPGTKIGDTVRISIISGNDPVEKTFEIAAIADMPYGLSHFAFLVLPDSVIKELAGLDMDYYWSIAASGSELKNAETQLQALIKETGLLNLISYEDEVAYNEKITRFTSQLCYVFMIVLSGVGIMNLINTMVNSIYVRRRELGIMQAIGLSEKQMVHMLQMEGVFYTAGTLLFSLGIGNILGYLTFLYVKEHKILGIVGYHYPVMQTVILVAVILIIQILLTYLIMKNFRKQSMIERIRFSE
- a CDS encoding ABC transporter ATP-binding protein; this encodes MRSMLLETKDLCKYYGSGDNLVKAIDHTTMTIQRGEFTAIVGRSGSGKSTLLHMLGALDRPDSGKVLIEGKSVFDLKDEELAVFRRRKIGFIFQNYNLIPSLNVWENIVLPMGLDKKKADHTFVKDLTERIGIADKLKSLPNTLSGGQQQRAAIARALAAKPAIILADEPTGNLDSRTELEVISLLKSCVNEYGQTLVMITHDETIAQMADRVLVIEDGKVVSQ
- a CDS encoding sensor histidine kinase, giving the protein MDKRRNKRMIIFLGSLAVVLLGTLYTAFRWIDTVYTEKQVLLGRLILAAPDSTGEYTSIVEGKTEIDSQKALVAGREAEARHGYSGRYTAFPSSIFSFLPVPLLTAVFFVLLLAFLILYQKKLQSLAELKIFELKDKTAQLEEENNLLRSQIEREAAETKTLVTDISHQLKTPLASLKMCYEIADTSSFTKEEQRSFLMQGKNEVTKLENLTKSLVQLSRLETNMIRLEPVKASLKNTIQGAVSSVYMKAYQKHMTLSVNEFRDEEIIQDPRWTQEALVNVLDNAVKYSAPDSAIDIRVDPMVSYFLIEIEDEGIGIPREERGQIFKRFYRGRTSFVQEVDGSGVGLYLTRKILEEQGGSICVKNGKKGSTFQITFPKTQYKTC